A genomic segment from Orrella daihaiensis encodes:
- the rpsM gene encoding 30S ribosomal protein S13, with protein MARIAGINIPPHQHAEIGLTAIFGIGRTRARKICEAAGVPLSKKVKDLSDAELERIREHVGVFTTEGDLRREVQLSIKRLIDLGTYRGMRHKRGLPVRGQRTRTNARTRKGPRRAAASLKK; from the coding sequence ATGGCCCGTATTGCTGGCATCAATATTCCGCCACATCAGCACGCTGAGATCGGTCTGACCGCCATTTTTGGTATCGGACGCACTCGCGCTCGCAAGATTTGCGAAGCGGCTGGTGTGCCCTTGTCCAAAAAAGTCAAAGACTTGAGCGACGCAGAACTAGAGCGCATTCGTGAGCACGTCGGTGTGTTCACGACCGAAGGTGATCTGCGCCGTGAGGTTCAGCTGTCGATCAAGCGCTTGATCGATTTGGGAACCTACCGTGGCATGCGTCACAAGCGCGGCCTGCCGGTTCGCGGTCAACGTACCCGCACCAACGCGCGGACCCGTAAAGGTCCTCGTCGCGCAGCGGCCAGCTTGAAGAAATAA
- the rplQ gene encoding 50S ribosomal protein L17 has protein sequence MRHGHGLRKLNRTSSHRLAMFRNMAVALLTHEAIKTTLPKAKELRRVVEPLITLGKQPTLANKRLAFARLRDRDAVIKLFAEIGPRYANRNGGYTRVLKMGYRQGDNAPMAFMELVDRPEVDDTEQTTTQESSES, from the coding sequence ATGCGTCACGGACATGGATTACGCAAACTAAATCGCACTAGCAGCCATCGCTTGGCGATGTTTCGCAACATGGCAGTTGCCTTGTTGACTCATGAAGCTATTAAAACCACGTTGCCAAAGGCTAAAGAGCTGCGTCGCGTGGTTGAGCCTTTGATTACGCTCGGTAAGCAACCGACATTGGCAAACAAGCGTCTAGCCTTTGCTCGTTTGCGTGATCGTGATGCGGTGATCAAGTTGTTTGCTGAAATTGGACCACGGTATGCCAACCGCAACGGCGGATACACCCGTGTGCTCAAGATGGGCTATCGCCAAGGCGACAATGCACCGATGGCCTTTATGGAATTGGTGGATCGCCCAGAAGTTGACGATACCGAGCAGACCACAACGCAAGAGTCCAGCGAATCTTAA
- the yihA gene encoding ribosome biogenesis GTP-binding protein YihA/YsxC codes for MTILHRAAFVTSAARLDQLPLPGAPEVCFVGRSNAGKSTAINVLTNQKRLAYSSKTPGRTRLINMFGLPDTLNPGEQLGYLVDLPGYGYASVAHQAKEQWADILGDYLRHRPSLAGIVMLIDIRRGVTELDRRLANWIAPTGKGVLALLTKADKLPFGQRKNAVFAVKKQLADIGQLHALPFSATARIGIEEATAQIENWISPKVVP; via the coding sequence TTGACCATCCTTCATCGCGCCGCCTTTGTAACGTCCGCTGCCAGATTGGATCAGCTTCCTCTGCCTGGTGCGCCGGAGGTGTGTTTCGTAGGGCGCAGCAACGCCGGTAAATCAACGGCGATTAACGTGCTGACCAACCAGAAGCGACTGGCCTATTCGAGTAAGACACCCGGACGGACCCGTCTAATCAATATGTTTGGGCTGCCCGATACGCTCAACCCTGGCGAACAACTTGGCTATCTGGTCGACTTGCCAGGCTACGGATATGCTTCAGTGGCGCATCAGGCCAAGGAGCAATGGGCCGATATTCTGGGAGACTACTTGCGCCATCGCCCATCGCTAGCTGGCATTGTCATGCTAATTGACATCCGTCGCGGGGTGACTGAGCTAGACAGACGCCTGGCGAACTGGATTGCACCGACGGGCAAGGGCGTATTGGCTTTGTTAACGAAAGCCGACAAGCTCCCCTTCGGGCAACGCAAGAACGCTGTGTTTGCGGTAAAAAAACAACTGGCTGATATTGGTCAGCTTCACGCATTGCCGTTTTCTGCAACCGCCCGGATTGGGATTGAAGAGGCAACTGCCCAAATAGAAAACTGGATTTCCCCAAAGGTTGTGCCATGA
- the rpsK gene encoding 30S ribosomal protein S11 — MAKASAGASRVRKKVKKNVSDGIAHVHASFNNTIITITDRQGNALSWATSGGAGFKGSRKSTPFAAQVAAESAGRVAIECGIKTLEVRIKGPGPGRESSVRALNALGIKISSIADITPVPHNGCRPPKRRRI; from the coding sequence ATGGCAAAAGCCAGTGCAGGCGCATCACGAGTGCGCAAGAAAGTCAAAAAGAATGTGTCCGATGGCATCGCCCACGTTCACGCTTCTTTCAATAACACCATCATCACCATCACTGATCGCCAAGGCAACGCGTTGTCATGGGCAACGTCAGGTGGTGCCGGCTTTAAGGGCTCGCGTAAGTCAACGCCGTTTGCTGCACAGGTCGCCGCCGAATCGGCTGGTCGTGTCGCAATCGAGTGTGGCATTAAAACGCTTGAAGTGCGAATCAAAGGGCCGGGCCCAGGTCGTGAGTCATCCGTGCGTGCGTTGAACGCATTGGGTATCAAGATTTCAAGTATTGCGGACATCACACCGGTGCCCCATAACGGTTGCCGTCCGCCCAAGCGCCGTCGTATTTAA
- the hemB gene encoding porphobilinogen synthase, translating into MTTPHLILTDFPHARPRRLRRDDFTRRLVREHQLTVDDLIYPVFIVDGTGIEQPVPSMPGVCRYSLDKLLPVAEECVKLGIPVMALFPVIDPSLKALDGIEATNPEGLVPTAVRALKSNFPELGVLTDVALDPYTSHGQDGVIDEDGYVINDITLEILVKQAVVQAQAGVDIVAPSDMMDGRIGAIRQALEANQHIHTRIMAYSAKFASAFYGPFRDAVGSASNLGKSNKMTYQMDPGNIDEALREVGADLKEGADMVMVKPGMPYLDVLRRVKDAFRVPTFAYQVSGEYAMLKAAAANGWLDHNKVMMESLLGFKRAGADGILTYFAPAAARLLRHA; encoded by the coding sequence ATGACAACTCCGCATCTGATTTTGACTGACTTCCCTCATGCCCGGCCACGGCGACTGCGTCGTGATGATTTCACGCGCCGCTTGGTGCGCGAACATCAGCTAACAGTCGATGATCTGATTTACCCGGTTTTTATCGTCGATGGCACAGGCATTGAACAGCCGGTGCCCTCCATGCCTGGCGTGTGTCGATATTCACTAGACAAGCTGCTGCCCGTGGCCGAGGAATGCGTCAAACTAGGCATCCCGGTCATGGCGTTGTTTCCGGTCATTGACCCGTCACTGAAGGCACTAGATGGCATCGAAGCCACCAACCCCGAGGGACTGGTGCCGACGGCTGTTCGAGCACTGAAGTCGAACTTCCCTGAGCTTGGCGTGTTAACCGACGTGGCACTTGACCCATACACCAGCCACGGCCAGGACGGCGTGATTGATGAGGACGGTTACGTCATTAATGACATCACGCTGGAGATCCTAGTCAAGCAAGCAGTCGTGCAAGCACAAGCTGGTGTTGACATCGTGGCACCGAGTGACATGATGGATGGGCGCATTGGCGCCATTCGACAGGCTCTAGAGGCGAATCAGCACATTCACACGCGAATCATGGCCTATTCAGCCAAATTCGCCAGCGCCTTCTATGGCCCCTTCCGTGACGCGGTGGGGTCAGCGAGCAATCTGGGCAAATCCAACAAAATGACCTACCAGATGGACCCGGGCAACATTGATGAAGCCCTGCGCGAAGTCGGCGCCGACCTGAAAGAAGGAGCTGATATGGTGATGGTCAAGCCCGGCATGCCGTATCTCGATGTGCTCAGACGGGTAAAAGACGCGTTTCGAGTGCCTACCTTCGCCTACCAGGTCAGCGGTGAGTACGCGATGCTAAAGGCTGCGGCTGCCAATGGCTGGCTCGACCACAACAAGGTCATGATGGAGTCACTGCTTGGCTTTAAACGCGCCGGTGCCGATGGCATCCTCACGTACTTTGCGCCGGCAGCAGCCAGGTTATTGCGTCACGCTTAA
- the rpmJ gene encoding 50S ribosomal protein L36, whose product MKVMASVKRICRNCKIIKRHGVVRVICTDPRHKQRQG is encoded by the coding sequence ATGAAAGTAATGGCATCGGTTAAGCGAATTTGCAGAAACTGCAAAATCATTAAGCGTCACGGCGTAGTTCGTGTGATTTGCACGGACCCACGTCATAAGCAGCGTCAGGGCTAA
- a CDS encoding c-type cytochrome, with amino-acid sequence MKRVLVRSFLASSLLVGSSLFAMAQAAEVPIGPIKPDVKAGEKLYNEGDPARGIVACMTCHGAGGNSDLPVNPNLAAQPHEYIYKQLTEFQPKEDGMAPRRGPDGSPSVMTALATPLTIDDMRNLALYIAEQQLTKPATASNEALVARGEEIWRGGIKETKVPACAACHGANGEGIPSQYPRLSGQFASYLEQQLILFRAGHRGNNQMMIQIAARMSDADIKAVADYAAGLR; translated from the coding sequence ATGAAACGAGTGTTAGTGCGCAGCTTCCTAGCTAGCAGCCTTTTGGTGGGTTCATCCCTGTTTGCAATGGCGCAAGCCGCCGAGGTGCCGATTGGACCGATCAAGCCTGATGTGAAGGCCGGTGAAAAGCTCTATAACGAGGGTGACCCCGCTCGAGGCATCGTGGCCTGTATGACCTGCCATGGTGCCGGTGGCAATAGTGATCTGCCAGTGAACCCTAACCTCGCCGCCCAACCGCACGAGTACATTTACAAGCAGCTCACGGAGTTTCAACCCAAGGAAGACGGCATGGCGCCGCGCCGGGGCCCAGATGGTTCCCCCTCTGTGATGACTGCATTGGCCACCCCGCTAACGATTGATGACATGCGGAATCTGGCACTTTATATTGCAGAGCAGCAATTAACCAAGCCTGCGACTGCAAGCAACGAAGCGCTGGTGGCTCGTGGCGAAGAAATCTGGCGTGGTGGCATCAAAGAGACCAAGGTGCCTGCTTGCGCGGCTTGCCATGGCGCCAACGGCGAGGGCATTCCCTCACAATACCCCCGCTTGTCGGGGCAGTTTGCTTCCTATTTGGAACAACAGCTGATACTGTTTCGTGCCGGGCATAGAGGTAACAATCAAATGATGATACAGATTGCTGCCCGGATGTCGGATGCGGATATCAAGGCAGTTGCTGACTACGCGGCTGGTCTGAGGTAA
- a CDS encoding MFS transporter, whose translation MTHTAAHLPSKRSILLLACAAFSSTSAFRVLDPALPQLSQEFSITTGEAAKVITWFVFAYGVMQFFYGPVGDRFGKFRTLAFATLACAIGNLVAASASSFEGVLAGRAMSGATAAAIVPLSMAWIGDHVAYEDRQVTLAQFMTGTILGMSAGLVIGGALTDTLGWRWSFLFLAAMYGIVGIWLLTQLNDVPEVPPSTQGLQLVAPIVSVFALPWARIVLLVVLIEGALVFGGLSFVPAFLQKTQDMSSTMAGLITAFFGLGAMLYVLRAKWLVSRFGELKLTFAGGWVLGACYLLYLIGPHWSWAIFASVFCGLGYYLLHAVLQTNATQMAPQVRGTAVSLFASFLFLGQALGVAAGALVVDTVGIQWVLIGACAALPILGMAFSCALSKRDELTP comes from the coding sequence ATGACTCACACCGCAGCACATCTGCCATCCAAGCGCAGCATTTTGTTGTTGGCCTGTGCTGCTTTTTCCAGCACGAGTGCATTTCGTGTGCTTGATCCCGCTTTGCCTCAATTAAGTCAGGAGTTTTCGATTACCACCGGTGAAGCAGCCAAGGTAATCACATGGTTTGTATTCGCTTATGGGGTGATGCAATTTTTCTATGGGCCCGTGGGCGACCGCTTTGGCAAGTTTCGCACCTTGGCATTTGCCACGCTGGCTTGCGCCATTGGCAATCTGGTGGCTGCCAGTGCATCAAGTTTTGAGGGGGTGCTCGCAGGCCGAGCCATGTCAGGTGCCACCGCTGCAGCCATTGTGCCGTTGTCGATGGCGTGGATTGGCGACCATGTCGCTTACGAAGATCGGCAGGTGACGCTGGCGCAATTTATGACAGGCACTATCCTGGGCATGTCTGCTGGTTTGGTCATAGGTGGAGCTTTGACCGATACCTTGGGTTGGCGATGGTCGTTCCTGTTTCTCGCAGCCATGTATGGCATTGTGGGCATCTGGCTACTGACACAACTGAACGACGTTCCCGAAGTGCCGCCGAGCACGCAGGGCCTGCAATTGGTGGCGCCTATCGTGTCCGTGTTTGCCTTGCCTTGGGCCAGGATTGTTTTACTGGTGGTGCTCATCGAGGGTGCGTTGGTGTTTGGCGGTTTATCGTTTGTACCGGCTTTTTTACAAAAGACGCAGGACATGAGTTCGACCATGGCCGGTCTTATCACAGCGTTTTTTGGGCTCGGGGCGATGTTGTACGTATTGCGTGCAAAGTGGTTAGTTTCACGCTTTGGTGAGCTTAAGCTTACGTTTGCCGGTGGCTGGGTATTAGGAGCCTGTTACCTGTTGTATTTAATCGGTCCGCATTGGTCATGGGCGATTTTTGCGAGCGTGTTCTGTGGGCTTGGCTACTACTTGCTACACGCTGTTTTACAGACCAATGCTACCCAGATGGCTCCCCAGGTGCGTGGCACGGCGGTTTCGCTATTTGCATCGTTCCTTTTCTTAGGCCAAGCCTTAGGGGTTGCCGCGGGCGCCTTGGTGGTTGATACAGTGGGTATTCAATGGGTATTGATTGGCGCCTGTGCTGCACTACCCATTCTCGGGATGGCATTCAGTTGCGCCTTGTCTAAGCGTGATGAACTCACCCCATAA
- a CDS encoding DNA-directed RNA polymerase subunit alpha: MSSQAFLKPRSIEVESVGVNHAKVVMEPFERGYGHTLGNALRRILLSSMTGFAPTEVQITGVVHEYSTINGVREDVVDILLNLKGIVFKLNTRDEVSLVLRKQGQGPVLASDIELPHDVEIVNPHHVIAHLNEGGRLEMQIKVEKGRGYVPGNVRALADDRSQSIGRIVLDASFSPIRRVSYTVENARVEQRTDLDKLVLDVETNGVISPEEAVRQSARILMDQISVFAALEGAGDSFEAPARGAPQIDPVLLRPVDDLELTVRSANCLKAENIYYIGDLIQRTENELLKTPNLGRKSLNEIKEVLAARGLTLGMKLENWPPAGLERP, translated from the coding sequence ATGTCATCACAAGCTTTCCTAAAGCCCCGCTCCATTGAGGTCGAATCGGTTGGGGTTAATCACGCAAAAGTCGTGATGGAACCGTTTGAGCGCGGCTATGGCCACACACTTGGCAACGCGCTGCGTCGCATTTTGTTGTCTTCCATGACTGGCTTTGCGCCCACCGAAGTACAAATCACAGGTGTGGTTCACGAATACTCCACAATTAATGGCGTTCGTGAGGATGTCGTTGATATTCTCCTTAATCTCAAGGGTATCGTCTTTAAGCTGAACACGCGCGACGAGGTCTCGCTCGTATTGCGCAAGCAAGGTCAGGGTCCAGTTTTAGCATCCGATATTGAGTTGCCACATGACGTTGAAATCGTTAATCCGCACCACGTTATTGCGCACCTGAACGAGGGTGGCCGGCTTGAGATGCAAATCAAAGTCGAGAAAGGTCGTGGATACGTGCCTGGCAACGTCCGCGCTTTGGCTGATGATCGCAGCCAGTCAATTGGCCGCATCGTTCTGGATGCGTCTTTTAGCCCGATTCGTCGCGTTAGCTACACGGTTGAAAATGCCCGTGTTGAGCAGCGTACCGACCTCGACAAGCTAGTGCTCGATGTTGAGACCAACGGCGTTATTTCTCCTGAAGAAGCGGTGCGTCAGTCTGCACGTATCTTGATGGATCAAATCTCGGTGTTTGCAGCTCTTGAAGGCGCTGGCGACTCATTCGAAGCGCCTGCTCGTGGCGCTCCTCAGATCGACCCCGTATTGTTGCGCCCGGTCGATGATCTTGAGCTGACCGTTCGTTCGGCAAACTGCTTGAAAGCTGAAAATATTTACTACATTGGTGACTTGATCCAGCGCACTGAAAACGAGCTGCTCAAGACACCGAATCTGGGTCGTAAGTCGCTTAATGAAATCAAAGAAGTATTGGCCGCACGTGGCTTGACATTGGGCATGAAGCTTGAGAACTGGCCACCGGCTGGTCTTGAGCGCCCGTAA
- the rpsD gene encoding 30S ribosomal protein S4: MARYIGPKCKLSRREGTDLFLKSARRSLDSKCKLDSKPGQHGRTSGARLSDYGLQLREKQKLKRMYGVLEKQFRKYFAEAERRRGNTGETLIQLLESRLDNVVYRMGFGSTRAEARQLVAHRAIEVNGHTADIPSMLVKAGDVISVREKAKKQSRIKESMDLATDIGLPQWVEVDASKFTGVFKQMPDRSDVARDVNESMVVELYSR; the protein is encoded by the coding sequence ATGGCACGTTACATTGGACCTAAATGCAAGCTCTCTCGTCGCGAGGGCACCGACCTGTTCCTCAAGAGCGCCCGTCGCTCGTTGGATTCCAAGTGCAAGCTTGATTCCAAACCTGGCCAGCACGGTCGCACCTCTGGTGCTCGTCTGTCCGACTACGGCTTGCAGCTACGTGAAAAGCAAAAGCTCAAGCGTATGTACGGCGTTCTGGAAAAGCAGTTCCGCAAGTACTTTGCCGAGGCAGAACGTCGTCGCGGCAACACCGGCGAGACACTGATTCAATTGCTCGAGTCGCGTTTGGACAACGTCGTGTATCGCATGGGCTTTGGCTCAACGCGTGCTGAGGCTCGTCAGCTCGTTGCTCACCGCGCCATTGAAGTCAACGGTCACACCGCTGATATTCCCTCGATGCTGGTTAAGGCTGGTGATGTTATCTCCGTTCGCGAGAAGGCCAAGAAACAGTCGCGCATCAAGGAGTCCATGGACTTGGCAACTGATATTGGCCTGCCCCAGTGGGTAGAGGTCGATGCCAGCAAGTTCACCGGCGTGTTCAAGCAGATGCCTGATCGCAGTGACGTGGCTCGTGACGTCAACGAGTCAATGGTCGTTGAATTGTATTCACGTTAA
- the dsbD gene encoding protein-disulfide reductase DsbD has translation MITRRFYFLLLVFLSLCIGVTKVAYAQDFLAPEKAFAMQARMLDGNTMAVRYDIAPKYYMYQERFEFDLRDAPFNLPDITLPPGEIKYDPTFEKDMALYFGSVEFGVALPNWPGDVSPAVLTLILVSQGCAEAGLCYPPMESAVQLLWNGGSYQIVHQQPIVDVDRPLLAASAAVGATAAGTGVQNSGSWQGLLSGGDDRGIASALDSSAVWQIVLLFFALGALLAFTPCVLPMIPILSVLIVGQGNQVSRLRGLSLAAAYVLGMSVIYTLLGVLAGISGAGLAAWLQTPWVLSIFALLLVLFGLAMFDVIRVEMPQSVQTKLSSAASGFKGGRLWAALIMGAVSALIVGPCVAAPLAGALLYISQSGDWVLGGTALFAMAWGMGLPLLIVGASAGSLLPKAGPWMDGVKAFFGVLLFATAWWMLGPVLPSWIQILGWSLLAVLSAVLLGAFESLPKGLSLGSAIRKTLGLLLALVAVIWLVGLASGGRSLLQPLQHLAGSGSPTQVASPTGKPVFELVASVAELDQRLAQSTRPVMLDFYADWCVSCKEMELFTFSDSAVAQRMGQMLLLKADVTANNANDRALLKRFNLFGPPGIIFFEPGGREVSDIRVVGFQNAERFAGVLDQVLAR, from the coding sequence ATGATCACACGACGCTTTTATTTCTTGCTGTTGGTTTTTCTGAGCCTTTGTATTGGCGTCACCAAGGTAGCCTATGCGCAAGACTTCCTTGCCCCAGAAAAAGCCTTTGCCATGCAGGCACGCATGCTCGACGGCAACACAATGGCTGTGCGTTACGACATTGCTCCTAAGTACTACATGTATCAGGAGCGATTCGAATTCGATCTGCGCGATGCGCCCTTCAATTTGCCAGACATTACCTTGCCACCCGGTGAGATCAAATACGACCCCACCTTTGAAAAAGACATGGCACTTTATTTTGGTAGTGTCGAATTTGGGGTTGCTTTACCTAATTGGCCTGGTGATGTAAGCCCAGCAGTATTGACGCTGATATTGGTCAGCCAGGGTTGCGCTGAAGCCGGGTTATGTTATCCGCCCATGGAGTCTGCGGTGCAGCTTTTGTGGAACGGCGGTTCATATCAGATTGTGCATCAGCAGCCCATCGTGGATGTTGATCGCCCGCTGCTCGCGGCCAGTGCGGCGGTAGGCGCAACAGCGGCTGGCACCGGCGTACAAAATAGTGGCTCATGGCAAGGTCTCTTGTCTGGCGGCGATGACCGCGGCATTGCCAGCGCGCTTGACTCCAGTGCCGTTTGGCAAATCGTGTTGCTGTTTTTTGCGTTGGGTGCCCTGCTGGCATTTACGCCATGTGTGTTACCCATGATCCCGATTTTGTCGGTGCTGATCGTCGGGCAAGGCAACCAGGTCTCCCGATTGCGTGGGCTATCCTTGGCAGCAGCTTACGTGCTTGGTATGTCGGTAATTTACACCTTGCTTGGGGTGCTCGCAGGCATCAGCGGCGCTGGTCTGGCTGCCTGGTTGCAAACACCTTGGGTGTTGTCGATCTTTGCCTTGCTTCTGGTGTTATTCGGTTTGGCCATGTTCGATGTCATCCGCGTCGAAATGCCGCAATCAGTACAAACAAAACTGAGCAGCGCGGCATCAGGTTTTAAAGGCGGCAGACTCTGGGCCGCCTTGATCATGGGTGCTGTATCGGCCTTGATTGTGGGGCCGTGCGTCGCTGCTCCATTGGCGGGCGCTTTGCTCTATATCTCTCAGTCCGGTGATTGGGTGCTTGGTGGAACAGCACTGTTTGCGATGGCGTGGGGCATGGGCTTGCCATTGTTAATAGTGGGGGCCTCTGCAGGCAGTCTGCTACCCAAGGCAGGTCCCTGGATGGACGGTGTGAAGGCATTTTTTGGGGTGCTTTTATTCGCAACCGCCTGGTGGATGCTCGGACCGGTGCTACCAAGTTGGATACAGATTTTAGGATGGAGTTTGTTAGCGGTTCTCTCAGCAGTCTTACTTGGCGCATTTGAGAGCTTGCCAAAGGGCTTGTCGTTAGGTTCAGCTATCCGAAAAACCTTGGGTTTACTGTTGGCATTGGTGGCGGTTATTTGGCTAGTGGGGTTGGCAAGTGGTGGTCGCTCCTTGCTGCAGCCATTGCAACATCTCGCAGGCTCTGGCAGCCCCACACAGGTCGCTAGCCCTACAGGCAAGCCGGTATTTGAATTAGTGGCCAGCGTAGCCGAGCTTGACCAACGACTTGCTCAATCAACACGGCCGGTGATGCTGGATTTTTATGCTGACTGGTGCGTCTCCTGTAAAGAGATGGAACTCTTTACTTTTTCTGACTCAGCCGTGGCACAACGTATGGGTCAGATGTTGTTGCTTAAAGCGGATGTCACAGCTAACAACGCCAACGATCGCGCCTTGTTAAAACGCTTTAATTTGTTTGGCCCGCCAGGTATTATTTTCTTTGAGCCAGGTGGGCGAGAGGTGTCAGACATCCGCGTGGTTGGGTTTCAGAACGCTGAGCGATTTGCTGGTGTGCTTGACCAAGTCTTGGCACGTTAA
- a CDS encoding FG-GAP-like repeat-containing protein: MGFQVGPLSFAGTFSYAAGSDFTYAVRYNYPVDLNNDGVDELIFAGFETQPNTPSQYSDTKVTIFGWENGRFQNLTDKWLPDNHVQGVGDIAAGDFNNDGLIDLYLSGYADMDHQVQAYQLLNTGTSLVKASLGLTEWEHGAAAGDLDNDGFDDVVVFGYLYPVPLLRGGPQGLERGFASAQWPHTEGYATNGSGGAVGDFYGDGTMSVVVSDNGTITDADTTLSRVHINAGGAAVGFSAVTQLPMPTLGTKSHDVRAKAFDFNDDGLLDVLVFSRETWDGSQWPVNSRLQFLENQGNGRFVDVTEQRLVGYPIQSNASYHPVFADFNRDGLTDIFISESSFDATHNSTAILLQTQDGQFIDTGRSDLSRLIEADGGMAGIVRGPDQSYYLVTEYQSRGGQATVYTAKLSFPEREERDTPEKLKGTRGADHIWGFGGADTISGSPGNDTIDGGAGVDLLTYNSNRSGFDVAINLVNATTILRHDGIFGVDTLINIELLAFTDVHVTLDVTGTAAQAYRLYEATFNRAPDKEGMGYWIWRMDNQASLLEVANEFVQSTEFETRYGADLSNTEFSTQLYQNVLDRFPDPDGLAYWVKALESGQSRAAVLAYFSESPENQTNTANLISTGIEFTPFMG; encoded by the coding sequence ATGGGCTTTCAGGTCGGACCTCTTTCTTTTGCTGGCACCTTCAGCTATGCGGCCGGTTCGGACTTTACATACGCGGTTCGCTACAACTATCCCGTGGACCTGAACAATGACGGTGTCGACGAACTGATATTTGCCGGCTTTGAAACGCAGCCCAACACCCCAAGTCAGTACTCTGACACCAAAGTCACGATATTTGGCTGGGAGAATGGCCGATTTCAAAACCTGACCGACAAATGGTTACCAGACAACCATGTTCAAGGTGTGGGTGATATCGCAGCTGGTGACTTCAACAACGATGGCTTGATCGATTTGTATCTGTCTGGTTATGCCGACATGGATCATCAGGTTCAAGCCTATCAGTTGCTAAACACGGGGACTTCACTCGTGAAGGCTAGCCTGGGGCTAACCGAATGGGAGCATGGCGCGGCCGCCGGCGATTTAGACAATGATGGGTTTGATGACGTCGTGGTGTTTGGTTATCTATATCCAGTGCCGTTACTGCGTGGCGGGCCGCAGGGGCTCGAGCGCGGATTTGCTAGCGCGCAATGGCCACACACAGAAGGCTATGCCACCAATGGCTCTGGCGGTGCGGTCGGTGATTTTTATGGTGATGGCACGATGTCGGTGGTTGTATCTGACAACGGCACAATCACTGATGCCGACACCACACTGTCGCGAGTGCATATTAATGCTGGCGGTGCCGCCGTGGGTTTCAGTGCCGTCACCCAGTTACCTATGCCTACCCTTGGCACAAAGAGTCATGACGTTCGCGCCAAAGCTTTTGATTTCAACGACGATGGTCTACTGGACGTACTGGTTTTTAGTCGTGAAACTTGGGATGGGTCACAATGGCCTGTTAACTCCCGATTGCAGTTTCTCGAGAACCAGGGCAATGGTCGGTTTGTTGACGTTACTGAACAACGGTTAGTCGGTTACCCCATACAGAGTAACGCGAGCTACCACCCCGTATTTGCAGACTTCAACCGTGACGGTCTGACTGATATTTTTATCAGTGAGTCTAGTTTCGATGCAACTCACAACTCGACTGCAATTTTGTTGCAAACGCAAGATGGCCAATTCATTGACACCGGACGTAGCGATTTATCGAGACTGATTGAAGCTGACGGTGGCATGGCTGGCATCGTTCGCGGCCCGGATCAGTCCTACTACCTTGTCACAGAGTACCAATCCCGGGGCGGACAGGCTACGGTCTATACGGCCAAGCTTAGTTTCCCCGAGCGCGAAGAACGCGATACCCCTGAAAAGCTCAAGGGTACGCGTGGTGCAGATCATATTTGGGGCTTCGGCGGTGCTGACACCATATCAGGCTCACCAGGCAATGACACCATCGACGGTGGAGCAGGTGTCGATCTTCTGACATACAACTCAAACCGATCTGGTTTCGATGTTGCAATCAACCTTGTTAATGCGACCACCATTCTTAGACACGATGGAATATTCGGTGTTGACACATTGATCAATATAGAGCTCCTAGCCTTTACGGATGTTCATGTCACGCTTGACGTTACCGGGACTGCGGCTCAGGCCTATCGACTCTATGAAGCTACCTTTAATCGAGCGCCTGACAAAGAAGGTATGGGTTACTGGATTTGGCGCATGGACAATCAGGCGTCTTTGCTCGAGGTGGCCAACGAGTTTGTGCAAAGCACCGAGTTTGAGACACGCTACGGTGCTGATCTGTCCAATACTGAGTTCTCAACGCAGCTCTACCAGAACGTACTCGACCGATTTCCGGACCCAGACGGTCTGGCTTATTGGGTAAAAGCACTTGAGAGCGGTCAGAGTCGCGCCGCAGTGTTGGCATACTTTAGCGAGTCCCCGGAAAACCAAACCAACACTGCAAACTTGATTAGTACCGGTATTGAATTCACACCGTTTATGGGGTGA
- the cutA gene encoding divalent-cation tolerance protein CutA, protein MCVVILSTAPDILLAKRIAHVLVEEKLAACVQLTPPSLSIYEWKGEVQGDEEIGMIIKTSRSAARGAIDRLVQMHPYDVPEAIVLPIVGGHSEYLNWVSQQTTP, encoded by the coding sequence ATGTGTGTGGTCATACTAAGCACGGCCCCTGATATTTTGTTGGCCAAGCGAATCGCGCATGTGCTTGTCGAAGAAAAGCTCGCCGCCTGTGTTCAACTCACGCCCCCTAGCCTTTCCATCTATGAGTGGAAGGGCGAGGTGCAAGGTGACGAGGAAATCGGCATGATCATCAAAACGAGTCGGTCAGCCGCACGAGGCGCGATAGATCGCTTGGTGCAAATGCATCCCTACGATGTACCCGAGGCAATCGTGCTACCAATCGTGGGTGGGCATAGCGAATATCTAAACTGGGTTAGCCAACAGACAACGCCATGA